The window TTTCGCCTCACCAGCGAGGAGGGTCTTTGCTGCGGTGCATCGACGGGTGTCAATGTGGCGGGCGCAATTCGCCTCGCCCGCGAGCTCGGTCCCGGTCACACGATCGTGACGATCCTGTGCGACAGCGGCACGCGCTACCAGTCGCGGCTCTTCAACCCGGCATTTCTCGAAGCGAAATCCCTGCCGGTGCCCGCCTGGCTGGCGCGACCGCCAGCGTCGCTACCCTCCGTTTTCGTTGCCAATTGAGGGATTGCGGCGGTGCAAAACGACGGCGTCCTTGCGGGGCTCGCCGCTTTTGCCTATGTCGCTAGCAACGCGGCCGGCGAGCCGCGAACGCGAGTGTTCACGAGCCTGTAAGAGAGGGAAACGTGCTGGAAAGCGCCAAGAAGTGGATCGTCGATACCGATTGGCTCGCCTCGCATCTCGATGCCCCCGACCTGGTCATATTCGACGCGAGCTGGCACCTGCCGACGGCCGGCCGCGACCCCAAGGCCGAGTACCTGAAGGAGCACATTCCCGGCGCGCTGTTCTTCGACATCGACGACCTGACGGACGAGAAGTCATCGCTGCCGCACATGCTCCCTTCAACCGTCAAGTTCGCTTCGCGCATGAAGAAGATGGGCGTCGGCGACGGCATGCGCATCGTCGTCTACGACACGCTCGGCCTGTTCTCCGCGGCCCGCGCCTGGTGGACGTTCCGCGCCATGGGGCATGAGGACGTCGCCGTGCTCGACGGCGGCTTGAAGAAGTGGAAGGCGGAAGGCCGCGAGCTTGAGGACGGGCCGGCGCGCAAGCGCACCGAACGGCATTTCACGCCGCTGATGAACGCCTCGCTCATTCGCGACATGGACGACGTGAAGAAGGCAATCGCCAAGCGCACGCAGATCGTCGATGCGCGTCCCGCCGGCCGCTTCGAGGGCAAGGACCCCGAGCCGCGTCCGGGCCTGCGCGCCGGGCACCTCCCGGGAGCGCGCAACGTACCCTCGCAGACGCTCATCACCGCCGACGGCACGCTGAAGCCGACCGCCGAGCTCGCCAAGATCTTCGCCGACGCCGGCATCGATCCGCGTCACCCGGTGGTCACCACCTGCGGCTCGGGCGTCACGGCCTCGATCCTGGCACTGGCGCTCGCCGTGCTGGGGCAGACCAACGCCGCCGTCTACGACGGGAGCTGGGCGGAATGGGGCGCGGACAACGCCCTGCCCATCGAGACCGGCCCGGCGCGCGAACTCACATCTTAGTCGAGCACAGCTTGGGCTGCCAACGCAGCCCAAGCTCAGGCGTCAGATCAAGGACGACGCTCGCGCCCGATCAACGGCGCAGCGTGTCCGGGTACATGTGATAGGTGATCATCAGGAACGACATGAGGATCGCCGAGGCGAGCCCGGCGACGGTGCCGATCCATACTGGCGACCACTCGCCGCCGACGTTGTCGAGCACTTCCTTGCTGGCGAGACTGCCGGCGATCGACGCGATGACCGCGAACACGGCGATCACGCCCGGAATTTTGAAATCGTCGGCGCCGACGCCGCTCAGGCGGTTCAAGAGCTTGTTGCGGACGACGATGGCAACGACGGTGGCGACGAAGCCCGACACCAGCGCCAGCGGCGCGGTCTCGAGGCTGGTGCCGATGACGCCGCCGACCACGGCGCCAACTGCGGCGGCGACGAGGATAATGACGAGCAGGCTGGCGGTCGTGACTCCTTGCGGCGTTCCTTGCGGCATTGAAACTCCCCCTTGTTGTTATATCCGCGACCGCAAGCGACCGACACGCCACTTGATGGGCGGAGCTGCAAATGTGCGGAGTGTATTGAGTGTTCGCGCCTTAGCAATAGCAGGCGCGGAGTCTTCACCGCGCCGCCGTTGCACATCACTGTCAGCGAATTGAAAGGATTGAGGAGTTTGCCGGAAAGCTGCGACCTAGCGCGGGGCTTGCCCATTCACTGCAAAAATCTGCATCGGGCGCGGTCCATCAGTCGCCAACCAAAGTTGATCATTGAGCGGTTGCGCAACTGCCCACCTCAATCCGTCTTTTAATCGCGGGGTGGCACCAGCCGCCAAGGTCAGCGCCGCCGTCGACGAGCGGAATATTGGGTGGACTTATGGGGGGCGACAAAGGAGCGGAGCCGATGTTCCGGCGCAGGTGCAAGCATGTTGCTCTTGTGCGTCGATGCCACTTCGTCGTGTTTGTCGGTGCGCTAGTCGCCCAGCTCTCCGGAGCGACGAGGGCTCAGGAGCCCAGCGTTTTTGATGAGCCGACGCCGCTGGATCAGTTGCTCGTCCCGCAGGATGCGCCCCTGTCCGCGGAGCTACTCACGCTCTGCGTGAAGCAGAACGCGGAGCTCGAAAAGCGCAAGGCCCGCAGTCACGAGGAACGCCGGAAGCTTGAGCAGCACCAATGGTTTATCCAGCAAATGGGGTTGGAGCTGGAAACGATGAAACGGTCCGTGAGCGCCGCCAATAAGAAGGCCATCTTTGATTACGGCAGGGCATACGCGTCAGCCCAAAAAGACCTGGCCGCCGCGACAGACGCGTACAATTCCAGAATCAAAGAGGGTGAGGCCGCGAGCGAGAGCTTCAACAAGACTTGCAACGGACGGCTTGTCTCGAAGGAGACCCAGGACGCTGTTCGCCAAAAAGGGGGTGTTTTGCCAAATCTGCGGCAGCGCCTGGTCCCACGCCCGCCGCCGACGGCTGAGCAGAAAATGGAGATCGACGCGTACCACAACTACCTGACCGCGCACATCAAGACGGAACGGCTGAAGACTGAGGTCGGCGCCCATCGAAAGCGGAATACGGTGGCAGAAGGGAGCTCGGGTATGCAAGTCAACATGACGATCTCGCCTTCTGGAAACCTGTTGTCGCACAGCATCAAAGTCAGCAGCGGCGATCCGGCTCTCGACGCGATTGTGCTCGCGGGGGTAGAGCGCGCGCAACCGTTCGCACCGCCACCCGAGGTGATCGCGTCCAATCCAATGGTATGGAGGCTCGGCTTTTTCGGATCACCGCGTAAGTGAGGGCACTCCAAGCCGCTGGCCGGCTCCGCGGAGAGATAATTTCCTCGGAAGGGCTCAAGTCAGGACCAAGCGCGGATGGTGGAGCAATGGGACTGATCGATCCGCGGGCCGCTCCTAGCGGCCCTGGCCGGCGTGCGCCCGGATGGCCTACGGCGGCGCGCTCCACCGGCAGGTCGATGGCGGTGGTCTCGCCCAGCTCATCGACGAAGATCGCCACTCGCCCGTGTCACCTCTGGAATTGACCAAGCGCGCGAGTTCCTGCTGACGCCAGGCACCCCCCGAATTAGGTTGCACCAACCAAGCGCCGCCGTGGGGACACCGCCATGGTCTCGTTTCTCCAGAGCCAACCCCTGTGGCTCTCTGGCCTGCTCCTCGTCGGGCTGCCGACCGGCCTGGCTATGCTTGGTCCCATTCTGATCCGTCGCTGGGTGCCGCTCGACAGGCTAACCGCAAACAATGAGGTCGCCGGATTCAAATTCGCCGTCGTTGGCGTGCTCTATGCTGTCCTGCTCGCCTTTGCCATCATTGTCGTTTGGGAAAAGTTCACCGACGCCGACAACATTGTGGCGCGCGAGGCCGGCGCGGCTACGAACGTCTACCGCCTATCGTATGGCATGGCTGAGGCGCCGCCCGCGACGTCATTGCGCGCAAGGCTCAGCGACTATCTGGCAGCCACGATCTCCGACGACTGGCCGGCCATGGAGCACGCGAACGAGAGTTCGTCGGCGCGCCGGGCACTCGATGCCGTCTATGGATCGGTCCTGGTCTCCTTAAGTGCCCAGAGCCATAGCGCCCTGGTAGCAGAAATTTTACACCAGCTCGATGAGATCACCCAAGCGCGACGTGCCAGGCTTGCTGCGGCTGACGGCACGGTCCCGGGGGTCATTTGGCCGGTTCTGTTCGGCGGCGCCGCAGCCACGATCGGCTTCACGTTTTTCTTTGGTACGCAGAACCTGCTGGCCCAGTCTCTCATGACCGGATTGTTGTCCGTGATGATTCTCTCCGGCCTGTTCATTGTCCTTGTAATCGATCGGCCTTTTTCCGGCGCGGTGACGGTAAAACCGGACGCGCTCGCCAAGGTCCTTGCGGAATTCGGTCCAACGCCGGCAGCCCATTGACTAACCGCTTGCGGCGGCGGCCAACTCGACCAGCTTGGCAACCGTATTCATGTTGCGCGCTGTCCCCTTCTCCGCCGCGGGGATCTTCAGCTTCGATCGCCCGATGCCCGCGGCGCCGTAAAGAACGTAGATTTCCCGCTTGCCCAAGCGCACCTCCTCGTCGTCGGCCCTGCCACGAATGCTGTCGACCGTGTCTGCTGGCGGCGGCGCATCGAGAAATATCGCGACGGTGCGGCTAGCGGCGCGGTCGGGGTATGGATTGGCCGCCAGCACCTCGGTCATTTCCCGCGCTGTGCGGACGACGACGACCATCGGTGCCCCCGCGTATGCGCGAAGGCGCTTCTCGAGCGCGGCCTTGACCTTGGCCTCGGACAATTTGGTGGTGAAGAGGACATTGCCGCTGGCGATGTAGGTGCGAACCTTCTCGAACCCCTCGGCGGCGCACATGGCCTTGAGATCGGCCATCGGCAGCTTACCCCTGCCTCCAACGTTGATGGCGCGTAGTAGTGCGATGAAGGTCGGCATCAGGTTTGCCGCCGCCCTAGCGCCCGGCACGGCCGAGATACGCGAGGATGGCGGTTGCCATCGCCGCCGCGTCATCCACCGGCAGGTCGATGGCGGTGGTCTCGCCCAGCTCGTCGACGAAGATCGCCACCTGCCTATGGCCGCGCTCCGTCACCTCGATCGAGCCGCTCGGGGTCTTGCACGAAAAGATCGCCATTCCAGTCCTCTGCC of the Hyphomicrobium album genome contains:
- the sseA gene encoding 3-mercaptopyruvate sulfurtransferase, with protein sequence MLESAKKWIVDTDWLASHLDAPDLVIFDASWHLPTAGRDPKAEYLKEHIPGALFFDIDDLTDEKSSLPHMLPSTVKFASRMKKMGVGDGMRIVVYDTLGLFSAARAWWTFRAMGHEDVAVLDGGLKKWKAEGRELEDGPARKRTERHFTPLMNASLIRDMDDVKKAIAKRTQIVDARPAGRFEGKDPEPRPGLRAGHLPGARNVPSQTLITADGTLKPTAELAKIFADAGIDPRHPVVTTCGSGVTASILALALAVLGQTNAAVYDGSWAEWGADNALPIETGPARELTS
- a CDS encoding TonB family protein, producing the protein MGGDKGAEPMFRRRCKHVALVRRCHFVVFVGALVAQLSGATRAQEPSVFDEPTPLDQLLVPQDAPLSAELLTLCVKQNAELEKRKARSHEERRKLEQHQWFIQQMGLELETMKRSVSAANKKAIFDYGRAYASAQKDLAAATDAYNSRIKEGEAASESFNKTCNGRLVSKETQDAVRQKGGVLPNLRQRLVPRPPPTAEQKMEIDAYHNYLTAHIKTERLKTEVGAHRKRNTVAEGSSGMQVNMTISPSGNLLSHSIKVSSGDPALDAIVLAGVERAQPFAPPPEVIASNPMVWRLGFFGSPRK
- a CDS encoding bestrophin-like domain, whose amino-acid sequence is MVSFLQSQPLWLSGLLLVGLPTGLAMLGPILIRRWVPLDRLTANNEVAGFKFAVVGVLYAVLLAFAIIVVWEKFTDADNIVAREAGAATNVYRLSYGMAEAPPATSLRARLSDYLAATISDDWPAMEHANESSSARRALDAVYGSVLVSLSAQSHSALVAEILHQLDEITQARRARLAAADGTVPGVIWPVLFGGAAATIGFTFFFGTQNLLAQSLMTGLLSVMILSGLFIVLVIDRPFSGAVTVKPDALAKVLAEFGPTPAAH
- a CDS encoding DUF1697 domain-containing protein is translated as MPTFIALLRAINVGGRGKLPMADLKAMCAAEGFEKVRTYIASGNVLFTTKLSEAKVKAALEKRLRAYAGAPMVVVVRTAREMTEVLAANPYPDRAASRTVAIFLDAPPPADTVDSIRGRADDEEVRLGKREIYVLYGAAGIGRSKLKIPAAEKGTARNMNTVAKLVELAAAASG